In Capsicum annuum cultivar UCD-10X-F1 chromosome 7, UCD10Xv1.1, whole genome shotgun sequence, one genomic interval encodes:
- the LOC107854212 gene encoding oxysterol-binding protein-related protein 1B-like — translation MHPLCCDTDVADRNTTPATAYDRNSTPATATNNTPLFKFLDLHPPSSPRRSAVESEITGGDEFHSARMYDVSERNGNGISGILYKWVNYGRGWRPRWFVLNDGVLSYYKINGRHKIVTNLETEKGSLIVGEKSFRRINTSRITTSEKSYRRKPFGEIHLKVASIESRSDDRRFSINTARKRLHLKAETREDRRTWLEALTAGKKLFPTSDPVLDVQMNGNLSVSTEKLRQRLLEDGVSEVVIRDSEQIMRNEFVTLHSHLQQVKRKQMLLLDKLGQLETEKVDLENTLIDEGHRQANSRQTYSEVGMDKFRVFLGGSASGSDNEEEETDDEVDADNLFFDAKDFLSSSSTRSADPDDESSSFDSASVEFYPSEDGLSSGTRSATSDYPYVKRRKKLPEPLEKEKGVGLWSMIKDNIGKDLTKVCLPVFFNEPLSSLQRCFEEFEYSYLLDQAYEWGKAGNSIMRILSVAAFAVSGYASTDGRIYKPFNPLLGETYEADFPDKGLHFISEKVSHHPMILACHCEARGWKFWGDTNLKSKFWGRSIQVDPVGTLTLEFDDGEVFQWGKVTTSIYNIIIGKLYCEHYGTMYIRGNRDYSCKIKFKEQSIVERNPHQVHGVIHDKNGKRVATISGKWDESLHYSMGDSPSEDIGQDSDSKSHLLWKRSKPPNFETKYNLTRFAITLNELSPELRKKLPPTDSRLRPDQRFLENGEYDMADTEKLRLEQRQREASKRQERGWQPRWFAKPKDSDTYQYKGGYWEARKTGKWNSCPHIFGEISQHI, via the exons atgcaTCCTCTTTGTTGCGACACCGACGTAGCTGATCGGAATACTACCCCGGCGACGGCGTATGATCGGAATTCAACACCGGCAACGGCAACAAACAATACTCCATTATTCAAATTCCTCGATCTGCATCCACCGTCGTCACCACGACGCTCCGCCGTAGAATCGGAAATTACCGGCGGCGATGAATTTCATTCAGCGAGAATGTACGACGTTTCCGAGCGAAACGGCAATGGAATTTCAGGAATATTGTATAAATGGGTGAATTATGGACGTGGATGGAGACCGAGATGGTTTGTGTTAAACGATGGTGTGCTttcttattataaaattaatggaAGGCATAAAATTGTTACGAATTTGGAAACGGAGAAAGGATCGTTGATCGTCGGAGAGAAGTCGTTTCGTAGGATTAATACTTCTAGAATTACTACGTCGGAGAAATCTTACCGGAGAAAACCTTTCGGAGAAATTCACCTCAAG GTCGCGTCAATAGAAAGTCGCTCAGATGACCGGAGGTTTTCTATAAATACTGCGAGAAAGAGGTTGCATTTGAAGGCAGAAACAAGGGAAGATCGACGTACTTGGTTGGAGGCATTGACTGCGGGAAAAAAGTTGTTTCCAACAAGTGATCCTGTTCTTGACGTTCAAATGAATGGGAATTTGTCTGTATCAACTGAAAAGTTGAGGCAACGACTCTTGGAGGATGGAGTAAGTGAGGTAGTGATTCGGGACAGTGAGCAGATTATGAGAAATGAATTTGTAACATTGCATAGCCATCTCCAGCAGGTGAAGCGGAAGCAGATGCTACTGCTTGATAAGTTGGGACAACTGGAG ACAGAGAAAGTCGACCTCGAGAACACGCTCATTGATGAGGGTCACAGACAGGCAAATTCTCGTCAAACTTATTCTGAAGTAGGCATGGATAAGTTTAGAG TATTTCTAGGAGGCAGTGCAAGTGGATCTGACAACGAAGAGGAGGAAACGGATGATGAAGTAGATGCTGATAACTTGTTTTTTGATGCTAAAGATTTTCTTTCTTCGAGTTCCACAAGAAGTGCCGATCCTGATGATGAAAGTTCATCATTTGATTCTGCGAGTGTAGAGTTTTATCCTTCTGAAGATGGTCTTAGTTCTGGTACAAGATCCGCTACATCCGACTATCCTTATGTGAAGCGAAGGAAGAAATTGCCAGAACCACTTGAGAAGGAAAAGGGAGTAGGCCTTTGGTCAATGATCAAAGATAACATCGGCAAGGATCTAACTAAAGTTTGTTTACCAGTTTTCTTCAATGAGCCACTCTCTTCGTTGCAAAGGTgctttgaagaatttgaataCTCTTACCTTCTTGACCAAGCATATGAATGGGGAAAAGCG GGAAATAGCATTATGAGGATTCTTAGCGTTGCAGCATTTGCTGTATCCGGATATGCTTCAACTGATGGAAGAATCTACAAGCCATTTAATCCATTATTAGGCGAGACATATGAAGCCGATTTCCCAGACAAGGGATTGCATTTCATCTCGGAGAAG GTTAGCCATCACCCCATGATTCTTGCATGCCACTGCGAGGCTCGAGGTTGGAAATTTTGGGGAGATACAAATTTGAAAAGTAAATTCTGGGGTCGATCAATCCAAGTTGACCCTGTTGGTACCCTTACCTTGGAGTTCGATGATGGAGAAGTTTTTCAGTGGGGCAAG GTTACAACTTCCATCTACAACATCATTATAGGAAAGCTCTATTGTGAACACTATGGTACGATGTATATACGAGGGAATCGAGATTACTCCTGCAAGATAAAATTTAAGGAGCAGTCTATTGTGGAAAGAAATCCTCACCAG GTACACGGAGTCATACATGATAAGAATGGAAAAAGAGTGGCGACAATTAGTGGAAAATGGGACGAGAGTTTGCATTACTCTATGGGGGATAGTCCATCAGAAGATATCGGACAAGATTCTGATTCGAAGTCACATTTGCTTTGGAAGAGAAGCAAACCACCAAATTTTGAAACAAAGTACAACTTAACGCGTTTTGCAATCACCTTGAATGAGCTCTCTCCTGAGCTCAGG AAAAAGTTGCCGCCAACAGATTCAAGGCTTAGACCTGATCAAAGATTTCTCGAAAATGGAGAATACGATATGGCTGATACAGAAAAGTTGCGGTTAGAACAGAGGCAACGTGAG GCATCAAAGAGGCAGGAAAGAGGCTGGCAACCAAGGTGGTTTGCTAAACCAAAAGATAGTGATACATATCAATATAAAGGAGGGTATTGGGAAGCTAGAAAAACTGGTAAGTGGAATTCATGTCcacatatttttggtgaaataTCTCAGCACATTTAA